A window of Vicinamibacteria bacterium genomic DNA:
GGAACGAGGCTCGTTGTCGAGGAGGCTCATTTCGCCGAAGAAGTCGTGATCCGAGAGCATCGCCAATATGATCTCCCTACCGTCGTCAGAGAGGATCGTGACCTTTACCCGTCCGGAGACGATCAAGAAGAGAGCGTCCCCTACGTCGTTCTCGAAGAAAATGACGGATTCCTTGGCGTATTTTCTCAGAGACGTGACGTTGATCAGGCTCTCCAGGACCTCGTCCTCGAGGCCGGAAAAAAGCGGAACGCGTCGAAACAGTTCGACGGTCACCATGCTTCGGCCACCTCCCCGGCGCGTCCTATCTCAGGAAATGCAAGCGGATGACGTCATTTTACCCGACCCGGGCTCACGGCGCCACGTGGGCGGAGAGGGCGCGGACGGCGGCCGCAGCATCCTCACCCGACACGAACCGTTGTGGCTCAAACGCCCCTCCAGCCCCGGGGCGAATGAGCCCGATCGACACCGAGAGAGCCGCCGCGTCGTGCGCTACGTTCTCTCGGGTCAAATCGGGGAACTCGATGCTCAATCGGGACGACTGCCCCATCGCGCGATAAGTATCGGGAGCCAGTATCTCGAGCGCGCGCTTCAGAGTTTCCGCCAAATCCATCCGGTTCACGAACGCCTTCGGCTGAAAGGTATGATTGGGGAAGACCTCCAGCACTCCCGCCGCCACGACTCGTCGGATGAACTCCGAAGCCCAGCTATCCGATATGTCCATCGCAATGACGTTTCCACCGAAATCGACAGCCTCGAAAGCGTCCCGGAGCTCCAAATAGACGAGCGCGGCGAGCTGTTCCCGTGTCACCCGCGTCGAATCACCGATCCGGAAGTACTCCGGCGGAAGATTTCTTTCCTCGAACTCGGATCGAAGCTCGGCAAAACGCGATGCCAGATCGCGATCCGACGGACGCAGGGAAACGGCCGAACGATAGGCTTCGAGAGCATTCTGCAGATCGTCGTTTGCATAGCTCGACTCCCCCAACACACGAAAAGCCTCGGCATTGTCTGGCTCGAGCTCCGTGGCCTTTTGGGCATGGATTACGGCTCGCTCGAACAACCCTCCATCGAGCTCGGCTTCCGCGGTTTCCAGATAGACGGCACCCGCCTCGGGGGCGACCTCGAGCACTCTCGAATAGGCGTCGGCCGCCTCGGGCAAGCGGCCGGAGG
This region includes:
- a CDS encoding tetratricopeptide repeat protein, translated to MARYAFVAIVLSSIGVVSCATKRIYTVKEVPAWDVVENTTLGTDGAISGRDATRFDEAWRAVREGRLDVAAESLQPLERRYGESPAVETALGYIELRLGENARAEEYFQTALGADPRFGPARAGHFLVALTLGEDESAYERLIELEQTQPHNELVERYKTTLKVKVAESRLRRARELVSSGRLPEAADAYSRVLEVAPEAGAVYLETAEAELDGGLFERAVIHAQKATELEPDNAEAFRVLGESSYANDDLQNALEAYRSAVSLRPSDRDLASRFAELRSEFEERNLPPEYFRIGDSTRVTREQLAALVYLELRDAFEAVDFGGNVIAMDISDSWASEFIRRVVAAGVLEVFPNHTFQPKAFVNRMDLAETLKRALEILAPDTYRAMGQSSRLSIEFPDLTRENVAHDAAALSVSIGLIRPGAGGAFEPQRFVSGEDAAAAVRALSAHVAP